The sequence GAGCAACCCATTCATGTTAAAAATGTTGCTCCGAATTTCTGGGGTGAGGTTGATTATATCGAAGACTATGAGCGTATCATGGCTTTTATTAAAAAATAACAATATAACTGTTACAGAAAGAGAATCGAAAGATTCTTTTTCTTTGTTTCCGATTCCGAACCTGCACATAACCTTGTTAGGATATGGCGAATATGCTATAATTGACCTGTTTGTAAAATATAAAAAAGCAGTGTTTATTAAATAATAAACATTCTGTTAAGATAATGAGGATGAAAAATATGATAAACAACAACTCCGATGCTCATGAGAACATAGTATTAATGGAAAAGTATCAAGAGTTTAAGAAAAAACACCCATACGTTTATTTAAAACGAATTTTTGATCTTATCTTAACACTATTGTTTTCACCAATTATTATTATAATTGTTGTGATTTTCGCAATTATTGTTAAGGTGGATTCTAAAGGGCCTGCTTTCTATACGCAACAACGTGTAGGACAAGCAGGAAAAGAATTCAAAATCTATAAATTACGATCGATGCGTGTCGATGCCGAGGTTAATACCGGTGCTGTTTGGGCTGAGAAGAATGATCCACGGATTACGAAAGTGGGACGCTTTATTCGTAAAGTTCGTATTGATGAGCTTCCTCAATTCTTAAATGTATTAATAGGGGAGATGAGTATTATTGGTCCTCGTCCGGAACGTAAAGATTTAACGGATCAGTTTGAGTCGGAAATTCCAGGTTTTAAAGATAGACTTCTTGTTAAACCCGGTATCACAGGTTGGGCTCAAGTTAATGGGGGCTATGATATTACTCCAGCTGAGAAACTTGTGTTTGATCGTGAGTATCTAAATGCATTCTCATTCAAGCAAGATATCGTGATTATCTTCAAAACAATTCGTGTGGTTCTAACTGGAAGTGGCGCACGATAAAGCACTCGAAAGAGTGCTTTTTTCATATTCTTGAGAATTCATGGTAAAATTAAGATTAATTAATATATGATTGCTGGATACAGTACTTTATAGTAGGAGAATAGTTTATAATACTATTATTGTTGAGGAGGTTGTGTTTATGGAAAGAAAGAGATTTCTAGCGTTATTTTTAACGTTAGTAATGCTTGTTACATCAGTTACTTATAATACATTAGCATTTGATGAACCGGATGCATCATTAAGTACCGATGTAAGTCAAGAAGTTGATTTAAATCATAAAATAGAATTTGAAAAAGAAGAAGAGGCTGAGGTGATTGAAGAACCATCAAAACTTGAGCTGGAAGTGCCTGAGGTGGAAGCTGAGGTTCCTTCAAAAGCATCTCCCAATATCTTAAAAGCGGTTTCGAGTCTTTGTGTACAAAATGGTTGGATACAAAAAGGTACGGCTTGGTTTTACTGCGAAAATGGAAATCCAATCAAAAACTGGAAAGAAATTGGTGGATACTGGTATTTCTTCAAACCAGATGGTGAGATGAAGTCACAAGCATGGCATCAAAGTGGTGATGATTGGTATTACTTCAGTAAAAGTGGGAGTGCAGTGAAAAATGATTGGGCTGAAATTGGTGGTATTTGGTACTTATTTGATTCAAAGTCAGTGATGCTTAAGAATCAATGGACTCAGTCAGGTGGTTATTCCTATTACTTGGACTCTGATGGGAAGGCTGCGAAATCACAATGGAAAAAAGTTGGAGATGTTTCATATTATTTCGATTCCTCCAGTCATCTCATTCGTGAAACGAGTGCAACACATACTTATTCAGTTAAGAAAATTATGGATGATGGTAGTATTGCCACAGGAAAACCAAATTTTGAAAGTAACAATCTTAATGATGCCATAAATAAAATGAATCAACTGGGAAGTGGTTATGTTGTGACGTCGATGGCAGGGTTGAGTCATTTGGGGATTGTGGCCATGAGTTCTGGCTATGCACACTCACTTCCAAATCGTAAAGGTGAAATCAAAGACCTTGCAAGCAGTGAAA is a genomic window of Erysipelothrix amsterdamensis containing:
- a CDS encoding sugar transferase: MINNNSDAHENIVLMEKYQEFKKKHPYVYLKRIFDLILTLLFSPIIIIIVVIFAIIVKVDSKGPAFYTQQRVGQAGKEFKIYKLRSMRVDAEVNTGAVWAEKNDPRITKVGRFIRKVRIDELPQFLNVLIGEMSIIGPRPERKDLTDQFESEIPGFKDRLLVKPGITGWAQVNGGYDITPAEKLVFDREYLNAFSFKQDIVIIFKTIRVVLTGSGAR